From the genome of Fusobacterium varium, one region includes:
- the btuB_1 gene encoding Outer membrane cobalamin translocator, with translation MKKTLMLAAILAVGTSMTAMAEENIASQRLNETVITTGESFGSSIHETAKNATVITSEEIKERGAATVDEALKGVPGVTIRKMDGASPMIDLRGSGATAKYNTIVLLDGIPLNGVAGFNINQIPIAEVERIEVIQGGGAVMYGDGAIGGVVNIITKAPENKINYGSVGLEAGSWETTRANLSYGTKIGDKLLLNASYSGYSSMDYRDRNTDYKNDEDKRESVWLRGKYLLKDGNIELRYNHNEIKDYYTGYLEKNQYDKDPTKPGSYGGVMHNITDIWNLSYNKKLTNKLDLLVYGGYYEDESKNQNQLTKEYYIKPQLKYSYEENSYIIIGGDYRDGNREFKTPVFVNGKIQKAPDDERESYAGYIMNKTTFGKLQLTQGYRREKVKYKYSTKTYGAGWVLQEITPHSSDYSNNDSFELGANYLYSDSGNVYFNYTRAIRTPTIGDAGAWSGDVKTQENDVYELGIRDMVSNTVISTSVFYIDSDNEIYYDKTDANTSTNRNFDGTVRRIGAQLSLIHYFDKLTLRENISYVEPKVTSGIYDGNEFAGVAKWQGNIGATYNITNNLLINGDVYYVGKSYAEDDFDNYFGKDNDYITIDANISYTLDNGLEIYGGVRNLFDEEYCNTITSTRSTYAPGPRKVYYPADGRSFYAGFKYNF, from the coding sequence ATGAAAAAAACTTTAATGTTAGCTGCTATATTAGCAGTTGGAACATCAATGACAGCAATGGCAGAGGAAAATATTGCCAGTCAAAGACTTAATGAAACAGTGATAACAACAGGAGAAAGTTTTGGATCTTCAATTCATGAAACAGCCAAAAATGCAACTGTGATAACAAGTGAGGAAATTAAAGAGAGAGGAGCAGCAACTGTTGATGAAGCTTTGAAAGGAGTTCCTGGTGTTACAATCAGAAAAATGGATGGAGCTTCTCCAATGATAGACTTAAGAGGATCAGGAGCAACAGCAAAATATAATACAATAGTACTTTTAGATGGAATACCTTTAAATGGCGTAGCGGGATTTAATATAAATCAAATTCCAATTGCAGAAGTAGAAAGAATTGAAGTTATTCAAGGTGGAGGAGCTGTTATGTATGGTGATGGTGCTATTGGAGGAGTTGTAAATATTATTACAAAAGCACCAGAAAACAAAATAAACTATGGAAGTGTTGGACTAGAAGCTGGTTCTTGGGAAACTACAAGAGCAAATCTAAGTTATGGAACTAAAATTGGAGATAAATTATTATTAAATGCTTCATATTCAGGATACTCAAGTATGGATTATAGAGATAGAAATACTGACTATAAAAATGATGAAGATAAAAGAGAGTCAGTTTGGTTAAGAGGTAAGTATCTTTTAAAAGATGGCAATATTGAATTAAGATATAATCATAATGAAATTAAAGATTATTATACTGGTTACTTAGAAAAAAATCAATATGATAAAGATCCAACTAAACCTGGAAGTTATGGTGGAGTTATGCATAATATAACTGATATTTGGAATTTATCTTATAATAAAAAATTAACTAATAAATTAGATTTATTAGTTTATGGAGGTTATTATGAAGATGAAAGTAAGAATCAAAATCAACTTACAAAAGAATATTATATAAAACCACAATTAAAATATTCTTATGAAGAAAATAGTTATATTATCATAGGTGGAGATTATAGAGATGGAAATAGAGAATTTAAAACTCCTGTATTTGTAAATGGTAAAATCCAAAAAGCACCAGATGATGAGAGAGAATCATATGCTGGATACATAATGAATAAAACTACATTTGGGAAATTACAGCTGACTCAAGGGTATAGGAGAGAAAAAGTTAAATATAAGTATAGTACAAAAACTTATGGGGCTGGTTGGGTTTTACAAGAAATAACTCCTCATTCTTCAGATTATTCAAATAATGATAGCTTTGAGTTGGGAGCAAACTATTTATATTCTGATAGTGGAAATGTTTATTTTAATTATACAAGGGCAATAAGAACACCAACTATAGGAGATGCTGGAGCTTGGTCGGGAGATGTAAAAACTCAAGAAAATGATGTTTATGAACTTGGAATAAGAGATATGGTTAGTAATACAGTTATTTCAACATCTGTTTTCTACATAGATTCAGATAATGAAATTTATTATGATAAAACTGATGCAAATACTTCAACTAATAGAAATTTTGATGGAACTGTCAGAAGAATTGGAGCACAATTATCACTTATTCATTATTTTGATAAATTAACTTTAAGAGAAAATATTTCATATGTTGAACCAAAAGTAACAAGTGGAATATATGATGGAAATGAATTTGCAGGAGTAGCAAAATGGCAGGGAAATATAGGGGCAACATATAATATAACAAATAATCTTTTAATAAATGGAGATGTATATTATGTTGGAAAATCATATGCTGAAGATGATTTTGATAATTATTTTGGAAAAGACAATGATTATATAACAATAGATGCAAATATATCTTATACACTTGATAATGGATTAGAGATTTATGGCGGAGTGAGAAATCTTTTTGATGAAGAATACTGCAATACAATAACATCAACAAGATCTACTTATGCTCCTGGTCCAAGAAAAGTTTATTACCCAGCAGATGGAAGAAGTTTCTATGCAGGATTCAAATATAACTTTTAA
- a CDS encoding iron-dicitrate transporter substrate-binding subunit: MKKIAIILFTTFSTILFAFTNSQEINGVKYDFNFDKAPQRAVSMSQFTTEIMLKLGLKNNMAGTAFLEEEIYPSVASDYKQVPVLAEKWPSLEELLAADPDFVTGWEVAFKKGVDSKMIAKNNINIFVPQSSIDFNADLDTLFNDFLMFGKIFNKEKEAQDYVNSEKARVENIKKSTTGKKEFTYFIYDSGTDKAFTVFEGFTPNLLKLINGKNILSGKGVEKTWGETSWEDVIAADPDYFIIVDYSTGIREETDSESKIKAIKANPKLNGLKAVKNDKFIRVKLAEIVPGIRNVDFFERVAKEVYQVNE; this comes from the coding sequence ATGAAAAAAATTGCAATAATTTTATTTACAACTTTTAGTACAATACTTTTTGCTTTTACCAATTCTCAAGAAATCAATGGTGTCAAATATGACTTTAATTTTGATAAGGCTCCTCAAAGAGCTGTAAGTATGTCACAGTTCACTACTGAGATAATGTTAAAATTAGGTCTTAAAAATAATATGGCTGGGACAGCATTTCTAGAAGAAGAAATATATCCATCTGTTGCTTCTGATTATAAACAGGTTCCTGTATTAGCTGAAAAATGGCCTTCTTTAGAAGAACTTTTAGCTGCTGATCCTGATTTTGTTACTGGGTGGGAAGTTGCCTTTAAAAAGGGTGTAGATTCAAAAATGATTGCTAAAAATAATATAAATATATTTGTTCCTCAGTCATCAATAGATTTCAATGCTGATTTGGACACTTTATTCAATGACTTTTTAATGTTTGGAAAAATATTTAATAAAGAAAAAGAAGCTCAAGATTATGTTAATTCTGAAAAAGCAAGAGTTGAAAATATAAAAAAAAGTACAACTGGAAAAAAAGAATTTACATATTTTATTTATGATTCTGGAACAGATAAAGCATTCACTGTTTTTGAAGGATTTACACCTAATCTTTTAAAATTAATAAATGGAAAAAATATTTTATCTGGTAAAGGTGTAGAAAAAACTTGGGGTGAAACAAGCTGGGAAGATGTAATAGCAGCAGACCCAGATTATTTCATAATAGTAGACTACAGTACTGGAATAAGAGAAGAAACTGATTCTGAAAGTAAAATAAAAGCTATTAAAGCAAATCCTAAATTAAATGGACTTAAAGCTGTAAAAAATGATAAATTTATAAGAGTAAAACTAGCTGAAATTGTTCCTGGAATAAGAAATGTTGATTTTTTTGAAAGAGTTGCAAAGGAAGTATATCAAGTAAATGAATAA
- a CDS encoding Probable ABC transporter permease protein HI_1471, producing the protein MNKKNRILILALLSLIICILCIGFGSVKIPSSHVFKIIVNKIIRNEYFSIEWKKTIENIIWNIRVPRVILAFITGASLSLVGIVMQTITKNNLAEPYILGISSGASAGAVSVIILSNSYAFLRLITIEQGAFIGALLSISAVFLISSKQIFNGSSLILTGVGVSAFFSACTTVIIYSSKNNSQLVTAMFWMTGSLSSASWDELFYPTLFLLVILIIIIIYSYELDILLMGDSSAKALGINTAWIKLFLIVISTLLVSVIVSLTGIIGFIGLVIPHISRKIIGYKHKALAIFSVFAGGLFLVLSDTFARTYFSPEEMPIGVITAFCGTPLFLWIIRKNYSYGGKE; encoded by the coding sequence ATGAATAAAAAAAATAGAATATTAATCCTAGCACTTCTTTCATTAATAATCTGTATCTTATGTATAGGATTTGGTTCAGTAAAAATACCCAGCAGTCATGTTTTTAAAATAATTGTAAACAAAATAATAAGAAATGAATATTTTTCTATTGAATGGAAAAAAACTATTGAAAATATTATATGGAATATAAGAGTACCTAGAGTAATACTTGCTTTTATTACAGGAGCTTCTCTTTCTCTTGTAGGAATAGTGATGCAGACTATAACAAAAAATAATCTTGCCGAACCTTATATATTAGGAATATCAAGTGGAGCCTCAGCAGGAGCAGTTTCTGTAATAATCCTTAGTAATTCATACGCATTTCTAAGATTAATAACAATAGAGCAGGGAGCATTTATCGGTGCTCTCCTCTCTATTTCAGCTGTCTTTTTAATAAGTTCTAAACAGATTTTTAATGGAAGTAGTTTAATATTAACTGGTGTAGGTGTATCTGCATTTTTTTCAGCCTGTACCACTGTTATTATTTACAGCAGTAAAAATAACTCTCAGCTAGTAACTGCAATGTTTTGGATGACAGGAAGCTTAAGTTCAGCATCATGGGATGAACTTTTCTATCCAACTCTATTTTTATTAGTTATTCTTATTATAATAATTATTTATTCATATGAACTGGATATTCTTCTCATGGGTGACAGCAGTGCTAAAGCATTAGGCATCAATACTGCATGGATAAAATTATTTCTGATAGTAATTTCTACTCTTCTTGTATCTGTAATAGTTTCCCTTACAGGAATAATAGGTTTTATTGGTTTAGTTATTCCGCATATTTCAAGAAAAATAATAGGGTATAAACACAAAGCTTTAGCTATTTTTTCTGTTTTTGCTGGCGGGCTGTTTCTAGTGCTTTCTGATACATTTGCTAGAACATACTTTTCTCCAGAAGAGATGCCTATTGGAGTAATAACAGCATTTTGTGGAACTCCATTATTTCTTTGGATAATAAGAAAGAACTATTCATATGGAGGAAAAGAATGA
- the fhuC_3 gene encoding Iron(3+)-hydroxamate import ATP-binding protein FhuC gives MILIKNLSYVQNGKYILKNINIDIKQNCVTGILGPNGSGKTTLLKHIIKELPSKNNIFIDGENIEKIPRKNFARKISFVEQSFTGIEEITIEDIVKMGRYPYKKTFFNYSTKDKNIVDEVLLLFQLKELKDKRAGKVSGGELKRAFIAKAFAQQSEIMLLDEPINHLDIKHQLDLMKLLKNMKNKTIIFSIHNIDLALKFCDDIILMKDGEITAYGETQKILTPPKIKEIFEVDASIKNIENENIIIYKQ, from the coding sequence ATGATACTGATAAAAAATTTATCTTATGTTCAAAATGGAAAATATATTTTAAAAAATATAAATATTGATATAAAACAAAATTGTGTTACAGGAATATTAGGACCTAATGGTTCTGGGAAAACTACTCTTTTAAAACATATAATTAAAGAACTTCCAAGTAAAAATAATATTTTTATTGATGGAGAAAATATTGAAAAAATCCCAAGAAAAAATTTTGCAAGAAAAATATCTTTTGTAGAGCAAAGTTTTACTGGAATAGAAGAAATAACAATAGAAGATATTGTAAAAATGGGAAGATATCCATATAAAAAAACATTCTTCAATTATAGTACCAAAGATAAAAATATAGTAGATGAAGTTCTTTTACTTTTTCAGTTAAAAGAATTAAAAGACAAAAGAGCTGGAAAAGTATCAGGAGGAGAATTAAAAAGAGCTTTTATCGCAAAAGCATTTGCTCAGCAAAGTGAAATTATGCTTTTAGATGAACCTATAAATCATTTAGATATAAAACATCAACTTGATTTAATGAAACTTTTAAAAAATATGAAAAACAAAACAATTATTTTTTCTATACACAATATTGATTTAGCCCTAAAATTCTGTGATGATATAATTCTCATGAAAGATGGAGAAATCACAGCTTATGGTGAAACTCAAAAAATATTGACCCCTCCAAAAATAAAAGAAATATTTGAAGTAGATGCTTCTATAAAAAATATAGAAAATGAAAATATTATTATTTATAAACAGTAA
- the cobN_3 gene encoding Aerobic cobaltochelatase subunit CobN: protein MKKNKLIGGEEINIYIFILKEDMFKITFITSNYDNSYTFNKICKNLIEEYCDDFEFSFFKSNIIDKSDEEYRKLEEEIKTSNIVYILLHGGVSSFKKFMNLKNIFWGKIPFFINTTISDENREFVEHGGVPVTTAYNMAKYYTLGGEENCKNMILYTASELGDKKYPYEKYTYMRWEGIYNDGNAVEDEENFIKKIAKEPMVIAVLFHGKEWNSKRIKVVDKFIEELKKLGVVPYPIFTNSILKPEIKSKGIKWVIENYLKYKGKVIPKVIINLMAYSQTIFSDPGDGTSIVEKSIFEELEIPVIQAMSTYQNRETWEKDIRGLDSEALTTGVYYPEFDGQIISVTCCTYESIRDEYGEKKIFIPIDERVNKISRMAVNWAKLGMKKNEDKKIAVIFHNMPPRNDMIGRAFGLDTPNSVNNMMKLFSNMGIKTEYEFKDGNEIINTIIKGVSNDKKWLTSEKVLERSIDKITEEKYLEWFSKLDKEVQEKIEEQWGKAPGEFMIYENVFPVPGILNGNVFIGLQPSRGMEEKAEEIYHSTDFIIPHQYYSFYKWIKEVFKADVIYHVGTHGTLEWLPGKEVGLSNKCCPDFNIDDIPHLYPYSINISGEGLQAKRRSNAVLISYMIPVLTLSGEYEDIEEMDDLIKQYYLAELGKDSKVIELKEAIIKRVLEYNYNLDMNITEEDIRKNYSLFINKLHSYIEELKSSIIKDGLHILGEAPEGERLASLIYALLRIENCGMMAADEAVGKSLGYDIEVLKENPYKYHHKGKTNLMVIAEIRNITENIIKEILGEKKYKYVVEKNTEYKIIDESYIVTLEKNILEVILPKIIETKREKKSIVNGANGKFIIPGQSGYPTRGNINILPTGTNFYSIDPYKIPSRASWKVGIKLADELMKRYIQDEGELPKSIAMILYSGDTIKTNGDDIAEALYLMGVRPIWLNNGDRVIGLEVIPYEELKRPRIDVTLRISGLFRDTFPTLIKLLEDAVNIVSQLDESDEINYIKKNLKDDIEKLLKDGYSFSDAENLSKVRIFGCPPGTYGTGVRVLIESQQWETRDDLGRAYINWSSHAYSSNYHGTKLENMFVKRLQNVDITVKNEASVELDMLESDDYYAYHGGLTAAVKYASGKEAKSYSGNTSDPNNVKIKSLNEETARIMRSRILNPKWFEGLKRHGYKGAMEVSAMVDIVFGWDATAEVAENWMYDKITEKYVENIENREWIKENNPHALLNITERLLEAEQRGMWNASHEKLNELRKIYMSIEGDIEEYEE from the coding sequence ATGAAGAAAAATAAACTTATAGGAGGGGAAGAGATAAATATTTATATATTTATCTTAAAAGAAGATATGTTTAAAATTACTTTTATTACATCAAACTATGATAATAGTTACACATTTAACAAAATATGTAAAAATCTAATAGAAGAATATTGTGATGATTTTGAGTTTAGTTTCTTTAAATCTAATATAATAGATAAATCAGATGAGGAATATAGAAAACTTGAAGAAGAAATAAAAACAAGTAATATAGTTTATATCCTTCTTCATGGAGGAGTTTCAAGTTTTAAAAAATTTATGAATTTGAAAAATATATTTTGGGGAAAAATACCATTTTTTATAAATACCACAATTTCTGATGAAAATAGAGAGTTTGTTGAACATGGAGGAGTTCCAGTAACAACAGCATATAATATGGCGAAGTATTATACATTGGGAGGAGAAGAGAATTGTAAGAACATGATTCTTTATACAGCTTCAGAGCTGGGAGATAAAAAATATCCTTATGAAAAATATACTTATATGAGATGGGAAGGAATATATAATGATGGAAATGCAGTAGAAGATGAGGAAAATTTTATAAAAAAAATAGCAAAAGAACCCATGGTAATTGCTGTTTTATTTCATGGAAAAGAATGGAACAGCAAACGAATAAAAGTAGTAGATAAGTTTATAGAAGAATTGAAAAAATTAGGAGTAGTTCCATACCCTATATTTACAAATTCTATTTTAAAACCAGAAATAAAATCTAAAGGGATAAAATGGGTAATAGAAAATTATTTGAAATATAAAGGAAAAGTAATTCCAAAGGTAATAATTAACCTAATGGCATATTCTCAAACTATATTTAGCGATCCTGGTGATGGAACTTCTATAGTAGAAAAAAGTATTTTTGAAGAATTGGAAATACCTGTGATACAGGCTATGAGTACTTATCAGAACAGAGAAACATGGGAAAAAGATATAAGGGGGCTCGATTCTGAAGCTTTGACTACAGGAGTTTATTATCCAGAGTTTGATGGACAGATTATTTCTGTAACATGTTGTACATATGAAAGTATAAGAGATGAATATGGAGAGAAAAAAATATTTATTCCTATAGATGAGAGAGTAAATAAAATATCTAGAATGGCTGTAAATTGGGCAAAATTAGGAATGAAAAAAAATGAAGACAAAAAAATAGCTGTAATTTTCCATAATATGCCTCCAAGAAATGATATGATAGGAAGAGCTTTTGGGTTAGATACTCCTAATTCAGTAAATAATATGATGAAATTATTTTCAAATATGGGAATAAAGACAGAGTATGAATTTAAAGATGGAAACGAAATAATAAATACTATCATTAAAGGAGTATCTAATGATAAAAAATGGTTAACCAGTGAAAAAGTTTTGGAGAGAAGTATTGATAAAATTACTGAAGAAAAGTATCTGGAATGGTTCTCTAAATTAGATAAAGAGGTACAAGAAAAAATAGAAGAACAATGGGGAAAAGCTCCTGGAGAATTTATGATTTATGAAAATGTATTCCCAGTACCAGGAATTCTTAATGGAAATGTGTTTATAGGATTACAGCCTTCAAGAGGAATGGAAGAAAAAGCAGAAGAGATATATCATAGTACAGATTTTATTATTCCTCATCAATATTATTCTTTTTATAAATGGATAAAAGAAGTTTTTAAAGCAGATGTAATTTATCATGTGGGAACTCATGGAACTTTGGAGTGGCTTCCAGGAAAAGAAGTAGGTTTAAGTAATAAATGCTGTCCAGATTTTAATATAGATGATATTCCACACCTATATCCTTATTCAATAAATATTTCTGGAGAAGGACTGCAAGCTAAAAGAAGGAGCAATGCAGTATTGATTTCATACATGATTCCTGTTCTTACACTTTCTGGAGAATATGAAGATATAGAAGAAATGGACGATTTAATTAAGCAATATTATTTAGCTGAGTTAGGAAAAGATTCTAAGGTAATAGAGTTGAAAGAAGCCATAATAAAAAGAGTACTTGAATATAATTATAATTTAGATATGAATATTACTGAAGAAGATATAAGAAAAAATTATTCTCTTTTTATAAATAAACTTCATTCATATATAGAAGAACTAAAAAGTTCAATAATAAAAGATGGACTTCATATATTAGGAGAAGCTCCAGAGGGAGAAAGACTTGCATCATTGATATATGCTTTATTAAGAATTGAAAATTGTGGAATGATGGCAGCAGATGAAGCAGTGGGGAAGAGCTTGGGATATGATATAGAAGTTTTGAAAGAAAATCCTTATAAGTATCATCATAAAGGAAAAACCAATTTAATGGTAATAGCTGAAATTAGAAATATAACAGAGAATATAATAAAAGAGATACTGGGAGAAAAGAAATATAAATATGTAGTTGAAAAAAATACAGAGTATAAAATAATAGATGAAAGTTATATTGTTACTTTAGAAAAAAATATTTTAGAAGTTATTCTCCCTAAAATTATAGAAACAAAAAGAGAAAAGAAAAGTATAGTAAATGGTGCTAATGGAAAGTTTATTATTCCAGGACAGTCAGGATATCCTACAAGAGGTAATATAAATATTCTTCCTACAGGAACAAATTTTTATTCCATTGATCCATATAAAATTCCATCAAGAGCCTCTTGGAAAGTAGGAATAAAACTGGCAGATGAACTTATGAAAAGATATATTCAGGACGAGGGAGAACTTCCAAAGAGTATTGCTATGATTTTATATAGTGGAGATACAATAAAAACCAATGGAGATGATATAGCTGAAGCATTATATCTCATGGGGGTAAGACCAATATGGCTGAATAATGGAGATAGAGTAATAGGATTAGAAGTTATTCCTTATGAAGAATTAAAAAGACCTCGTATAGATGTAACTTTGAGAATATCTGGATTGTTTAGAGATACATTTCCTACTTTGATTAAACTTTTAGAGGATGCTGTAAACATAGTTTCTCAATTAGACGAGAGCGATGAAATAAACTATATAAAAAAGAACCTAAAAGATGATATAGAAAAACTATTGAAAGATGGATACAGTTTTAGTGATGCTGAAAATTTATCTAAAGTTAGAATATTTGGATGCCCTCCAGGAACATATGGAACAGGAGTAAGAGTATTAATAGAATCACAGCAATGGGAAACAAGGGATGATTTAGGTCGAGCATATATAAATTGGAGCAGTCATGCCTACAGCAGCAATTATCATGGAACAAAACTAGAAAATATGTTTGTAAAAAGACTGCAAAATGTAGATATTACAGTAAAAAATGAAGCATCAGTGGAATTAGATATGCTGGAGAGTGATGATTATTATGCTTATCATGGTGGGTTAACAGCAGCAGTAAAATATGCCAGTGGAAAAGAAGCGAAATCATATAGTGGAAATACCAGTGATCCTAATAATGTAAAAATAAAAAGTTTAAATGAAGAAACAGCAAGGATAATGAGATCAAGAATTTTAAATCCAAAATGGTTTGAAGGATTGAAAAGGCATGGTTATAAAGGAGCTATGGAAGTGAGTGCCATGGTGGATATTGTATTTGGATGGGATGCTACTGCAGAAGTAGCAGAAAATTGGATGTATGATAAAATAACTGAAAAATATGTGGAAAATATTGAGAATAGAGAATGGATAAAAGAAAACAATCCTCATGCTTTATTGAATATTACTGAAAGATTATTAGAAGCTGAACAAAGAGGAATGTGGAATGCTTCGCATGAAAAACTCAATGAACTAAGAAAAATATATATGAGTATAGAAGGGGATATTGAGGAATATGAGGAATAA